A stretch of DNA from Streptococcus sp. NPS 308:
CACCAATTTCTTCTTCCAAGATTTCAGCTACTTCATGGATGTTTTCATCTGTGTTTTGCAAGAGAGTAACCTTGATCAATTCACGTGCGTCAAGAGCTTGACGGACGCTGGTCTTGATTTGGTCGTTGAGACCATTTTTTCCAATTTGAATGATGGGTTTTAGGGTGTGTGCCTGGCTGTTGAGGTAGGCACGTTGTTTTGATGTTAATGACATAATTTCTTTAAAAGAGTTTCTTTTTATACTTTTCTAAAGTGGTGACGGACGTCAGCAAAGTCCTTCGGACTTTCATGACTAAAATTTGAGTCTAAGGTCTCAAATTTTCCGCAGTTGGTACAATCACTTGTACCAACTGACACCACAGCGAAAAGTATTCTCCATGGGGCTCGCAATGCTCGCCTTAATAAAGACAACCCTTTCCTTTCTGTGTTTAAATAATGGCTTTTCGTGTGACGACTGCGACGCCTTCTGGTGCCCAGACGGCGACTTTGGCGCTGCCTGTTACACGGATCCAGCCGAGTCCTGAGATAACTAGGTCAGTCTTGTCCTTGATGGTAAAGACATGCTGGACTAGTTTTGGAAAATCTTCTTTTTCCTTGCTATTTGGTGGTGTCAGAAGGGTTCCGAGGTGCTTGTCGTAGAAAGCACTAGCGCCTTCAAGCTTGGTACGGTGGAGTTTGAGTTCATTGTCAAAGAAGGCAGTAAAACCTTGCTTTTCTCCTGCAATAAAGTCAAAGCGTCCGAGGCCACCTAGAAACAGGGTTTGTTCAGGATTAAGCTGGTAGGTTTTAGGTTTGATTTCCTTTTTAGGACTGACATACTTGAGATTTTTAGCCGTCAAATAGTGGGCCATCTGGTGACGGTGGATAATTCCCGGTGTATCGTAAATATAAGATCCGTCATCAAGTGGGATTTCAATCTTGTCCAAGGTTGTCCCTGGAAAGCGTGAAGTCGTGATGACATTCTGATCACCCGTTATTTCTTGAATAATAGCGTTGATAAGGGTTGACTTTCCAACATTAGTCACACCAACCACATAGACATCGCGCCCCTTACGATACTGCTCGATTTTATCAATGACTTCCTTAATGGCATGCTTGTTTTGGGCTGAAGTCAGGACGACATCCACAGGGCGAAGACCTTCTTCGTGGGCACGTTCCATGAGCCATTGGCTAATCTTACCTGGTTTAACAGACTTAGGCAGGATATCTTTTTTATTTCCGACCAAGAGGACATCATTACCCGATACAAAGCGTGGCAAGCCTGGGATGACAGAACCATTAAAGTCAAAAATATCAATGACATTGACCACCAAGGCATCACTGTCTCCTACCTCGTGCAAGAGTTTGAGGAAATCATCGTCCGTCAACTGGACATCTGTAATTTCATTGTAATGACGGAGACGGAAACAGCGTTGGCAATAGACTTCGCCTGTCTCCAAGCCTTTTTCGAGTGCCGACTGGGGAGTAAATCCAAGACCAGCCTTGTCTGTCGTCTGAATGGTTGCTCCACAACCAATACAGAGAATTTCTTCCATAGTTAGATTCCTTTTTTATATGTAATCGGTCCGTACTTTTCCGTAATTCGCTTCATGACACGGCGCTCACGAGCTCGGTTAATCTGCGTCTTGATAGAGTCATGTTGGACCAAGGGTTTGACCAAGATCGAGCGAATACCTGCACGGTGCGCTGCCCGAATATCCGTCATGAGTTGGTCGCCGACCATGACCACTTCATTTTTCTCATAGTGAAATTCCTTCATGGCACGGTCTATTCCAAATGTGAAAGGCTTTAAAGCCCAATAAACGTAATCAATTCCAAATTTCTCAACTGCGCGTTGGACCCGTTTTTTGGTATTATTTGATACCACGATGATGCGAATACCTGCATCCCGAAGGTCATGTAGCCACTGTTTCATCTCTGGCGTTCCATCAGGGTTGTTCCAAGCAATGAGGGTATTGTCCAAATCGACCAAAACAGCCTTGATCCCCTGCGCCTGCAGGCTTGGGACTGTCAGATCATAGACTGCTTCCACAGCAAAATCTGGCATATAGTTTTCAATTGCCATCCTGGCTCCTTTTCTTAACTTTTTTTCGCAATTTTTCTCAAAATCAATGACAAGACCAACCATAAAACCGCACTAGCCAAGCTGATGTAGACCCAAGCATAGGGCTCGTCTGTAAAGGGGAGGGGAACATTCATCCCGAAAAATCCCGTCACTACTGCCAAGACTGCTAGTAAAACTGAAATAATGGTCAAGGTTGTCAAGTTATCATTCAAGTTATTATTCAAAATATTGTTGTAAGAGGCTGATAGTTGTTGCAGAACTTGAGAAATCAAATCGGTCATCGAAACCAGCTGGTGAGCCTCAATCATGGCATCATCAAACTGTTCTCTCTCAACTTCGTTAAATCTGCGATAAAGGGCATGTCCTTGGATATGTTCTAGCAACATGCGATTTTGCTTGGCAGCCGCTGTCAGATAAACCATACCAGTCTCCAAGTCGGAAAGAGCAAAGAGGTTTTTCTTAGTCGTTCGCTGACGCAAGAGGCCGTTGACCTCATCCTTACTCTTATCCATCTGTTCGATGACAGAATAGTAGGCATTGCTGATGATTTCCAGACTAGCAAAGAGAAATTTGTAAATAGAAAGCATATCATGACTCTCTAAATAACGTGTCATCTGTTCAATCACATAGGCATTTTTCTTATTACTAATCGTAATCAAGCGATGATGTTCCACGATAAAGGTCATGGGAAAGGCTTCATAGTATTCCTTGTCCTTTTTCAAATCCAATACATTGTAGATAAAGGTGACGGTTCCACTTTCGCGGTGGTAGTCCATGTGGGCACGCTCGTTTCTATCCAGTGCGTATTCAATGGTTTCCTTGTCCAATCCATAGATTTCAGAGAGATCTTCTAGTTTTTTCAATTTTCCCAAATCTAGGTTAATCCAAGTGCATCCATTGCCCAACTGCTTTTCTACAAACATATTTTCTCCTTTACCAAACTCTTTCTATTGTACCACAAATCTGCCAAAATAGCAGACCTAC
This window harbors:
- the yhbY gene encoding ribosome assembly RNA-binding protein YhbY, which encodes MSLTSKQRAYLNSQAHTLKPIIQIGKNGLNDQIKTSVRQALDARELIKVTLLQNTDENIHEVAEILEEEIGVDTVQKIGRILILFKQSSKKENRKISKKVKEI
- the yqeH gene encoding ribosome biogenesis GTPase YqeH, whose protein sequence is MEEILCIGCGATIQTTDKAGLGFTPQSALEKGLETGEVYCQRCFRLRHYNEITDVQLTDDDFLKLLHEVGDSDALVVNVIDIFDFNGSVIPGLPRFVSGNDVLLVGNKKDILPKSVKPGKISQWLMERAHEEGLRPVDVVLTSAQNKHAIKEVIDKIEQYRKGRDVYVVGVTNVGKSTLINAIIQEITGDQNVITTSRFPGTTLDKIEIPLDDGSYIYDTPGIIHRHQMAHYLTAKNLKYVSPKKEIKPKTYQLNPEQTLFLGGLGRFDFIAGEKQGFTAFFDNELKLHRTKLEGASAFYDKHLGTLLTPPNSKEKEDFPKLVQHVFTIKDKTDLVISGLGWIRVTGSAKVAVWAPEGVAVVTRKAII
- a CDS encoding YqeG family HAD IIIA-type phosphatase: MAIENYMPDFAVEAVYDLTVPSLQAQGIKAVLVDLDNTLIAWNNPDGTPEMKQWLHDLRDAGIRIIVVSNNTKKRVQRAVEKFGIDYVYWALKPFTFGIDRAMKEFHYEKNEVVMVGDQLMTDIRAAHRAGIRSILVKPLVQHDSIKTQINRARERRVMKRITEKYGPITYKKGI
- a CDS encoding magnesium transporter CorA family protein: MFVEKQLGNGCTWINLDLGKLKKLEDLSEIYGLDKETIEYALDRNERAHMDYHRESGTVTFIYNVLDLKKDKEYYEAFPMTFIVEHHRLITISNKKNAYVIEQMTRYLESHDMLSIYKFLFASLEIISNAYYSVIEQMDKSKDEVNGLLRQRTTKKNLFALSDLETGMVYLTAAAKQNRMLLEHIQGHALYRRFNEVEREQFDDAMIEAHQLVSMTDLISQVLQQLSASYNNILNNNLNDNLTTLTIISVLLAVLAVVTGFFGMNVPLPFTDEPYAWVYISLASAVLWLVLSLILRKIAKKS